A window of Anolis sagrei isolate rAnoSag1 chromosome 13, rAnoSag1.mat, whole genome shotgun sequence contains these coding sequences:
- the MUL1 gene encoding mitochondrial ubiquitin ligase activator of NFKB 1 yields MDAGAGPPSPGQVLLLATSSALAALLYAVYRHKAKAVSSLKGAKKVSLDQDLKAFLTEAPGKCVPYAVIEGVVRSVKETLSSQFVEDCKGVIQRLTLQEHKVVWNRTTHLWNDSEKIIHQRTNTTAFDLVPRDGGRGVAVRVSRPLEAAELSLEPVYERFHPSAQSFADAVGHYISGERPKGIQETEEMLRVGASLTGIGELILDNDGALRLQPPKEGLRYYLSCLGFEALLQKQESSLRLWRVLALGCGLVAFATLVFVLHKWRKEKRRMRRDGEAFGGEPGAACVVCMARERSCAFLECGHVCACLQCYAALPSPPRCPVCRQKITRAVPLYNS; encoded by the exons ATGGATGCGGGCGCGGGGCCCCCTTCGCCGGGGCAAGTCCTGCTCTTGGCCACCAGTTCGGCCCTTGCTGCCCTCCTCTACGCCGTGTACCGGCACAAGGCCAAAGCGGTCAGCAGCCTGAAG GGAGCCAAAAAAGTCAGTTTGGACCAAGATCTGAAGGCTTTCCTGACGGAAGCGCCGGGGAAGTGCGTCCCATACGCTGTGATCGAAG GCGTTGTTCGCTCCGTGAAAGAGACCCTCAGCAGCCAGTTTGTGGAAGATTGCAAAGGAGTGATTCAGCGGCTGACGCTGCAAGAGCACAAAGTGGTCTGGAACCGGACCACGCACCTCTG GAACGATTCCGAAAAGATCATCCACCAGAGGACGAACACAACGGCTTTCGACCTGGTGCCCCGAGACGGCGGAAGGGGTGTCGCTGTCCGAGTCTCGAGGCCCTTGGAGGCCGCGGAGCTGAGCCTGGAGCCGGTCTACGAGCGGTTCCACCCTTCGGCCCAGTCCTTCGCGGACGCCGTCGGCCACTACATCAGCGGGGAGCGGCCCAAAGGCATCCAGGAGACGGAGGAGATGCTCCGGGTGGGGGCCTCCCTGACCGGCATCGGGGAGCTCATCCTCGACAACGACGGCGCGCTCCGCCTCCAGCCCCCCAAAGAGGGCTTGCGGTACTACCTCTCCTGCCTTGGCTTCGAGGCCTTGCTCCAGAAGCAGGAATCGAGCCTGCGTCTCTGGAGGGTCTTGGCCCTCGGCTGCGGCCTCGTCGCCTTCGCCACGCTCGTCTTCGTCCTCCACAAGTGGCGGAAAGAGAAGCGGCGCATGCGGCGGGACGGCGAGGCCTTCGGAGGGGAACCCGGCGCCGCCTGCGTGGTCTGCATGGCCCGGGAGCGCTCCTGCGCTTTCCTCGAGTGCGGACACGTCTGCGCCTGCCTCCAGTGCTACGCGGCCCTGCCCTCTCCCCCACGCTGCCCCGTCTGCAGGCAGAAGATCACCAGGGCCGTGCCGCTGTACAACAGCTGA